The proteins below are encoded in one region of Engystomops pustulosus chromosome 8, aEngPut4.maternal, whole genome shotgun sequence:
- the FTCDNL1 gene encoding formiminotransferase N-terminal subdomain-containing protein isoform X2, with protein MFHDERLPPSKCLRTSVVTQTDDGKRTTKGQKHPDTAVLNVFSNYDYNRSVLTIVSTSEQIGRSVVSSCVEGFTCIDHSRHDGVHPCLGSIDLVPIYPLSGVTLEQCGNIAKGIAEELVTQVPGCSLFLFGYADIPDMRSLADRRRSLGWFRKTLDVDTIEADIGLKPSGKYGVTGVGASPYVMNCNVTLDTQDLTSGKAIATAIRERTGGLKGVQAMAFPNKGQVEIACNVESFRDISENISELEAAKYISYNICEDTFFYTSPRHIEAEVQNLASCRGIKTVGAALVGFTPQECRITAEYAISHGIHEFWKKRKGVSM; from the exons GTCAGAAACATCCAGACACAGCTGTGCTCAATGTGTTTTCCAACTATGACTACAACAGGTCGGTTCTTACCATTGTCTCCACCAGTGAGCAGATAG GGAGGTCTGTTGTATCCTCCTGTGTTGAAGGCTTCACATGCATCGACCATTCCCGGCATGATGGTGTACACCCCTGTCTTGGTTCTATCGACCTTGTACCCATCTATCCATTATCGGGTGTGACACTGGAACAGTGTGGCAACATTGCTAAAG GTATTGCCGAGGAGCTAGTCACACAGGTTCCGGGATGCAGTTTGTTTCTATTTGGATATGCTGACATACCGGATATGAGAAGTTTGGCTGATAGAAGGAGATCTTTGGGCTGGTTTAGGAAAACCTTGGATGTGGATACAATAGAAGCGGACATTGGACTGAAGCCATCTGGAAAATATGGAGTTACAG GTGTTGGCGCCAGCCCTTACGTGATGAACTGCAATGTCACCCTTGACACCCAGGACCTGACCTCGGGAAAAGCAATAGCTACCGCCATTCGTGAAAGAACAGGAGGGCTAAAAGGAGTGCAAGCAATGGCTTTCCCCAACAAGGGTCAGGTAGAGATAGCTTGCAATGTTGAGAGCTTCAGAGACATTTCAGAGAACATCTCAGAACTCGAGGCAGCTAAATACATCTCATACAATATATGTGAAGATACCTTCTTTTATACATCTCCTCGACATATTGAAGCTGAAGTTCAAAATTTAGCATCTTGTAGAGGTATAAAGACAGTAGGGGCTGCCCTGGTTGGATTTACACCCCAGGAGTGCAGAATCACAGCAGAATATGCCATATCACATGGAATCCATGAATTctggaaaaaaagaaaaggagtTTCTATGTGA
- the FTCDNL1 gene encoding formiminotransferase N-terminal subdomain-containing protein isoform X3: MFHDERLPPSKCLRTSVVTQTDDGQKHPDTAVLNVFSNYDYNRSVLTIVSTSEQIGRSVVSSCVEGFTCIDHSRHDGVHPCLGSIDLVPIYPLSGVTLEQCGNIAKGIAEELVTQVPGCSLFLFGYADIPDMRSLADRRRSLGWFRKTLDVDTIEADIGLKPSGKYGVTGVGASPYVMNCNVTLDTQDLTSGKAIATAIRERTGGLKGVQAMAFPNKGQVEIACNVESFRDISENISELEAAKYISYNICEDTFFYTSPRHIEAEVQNLASCRGIKTVGAALVGFTPQECRITAEYAISHGIHEFWKKRKGVSM; encoded by the exons GTCAGAAACATCCAGACACAGCTGTGCTCAATGTGTTTTCCAACTATGACTACAACAGGTCGGTTCTTACCATTGTCTCCACCAGTGAGCAGATAG GGAGGTCTGTTGTATCCTCCTGTGTTGAAGGCTTCACATGCATCGACCATTCCCGGCATGATGGTGTACACCCCTGTCTTGGTTCTATCGACCTTGTACCCATCTATCCATTATCGGGTGTGACACTGGAACAGTGTGGCAACATTGCTAAAG GTATTGCCGAGGAGCTAGTCACACAGGTTCCGGGATGCAGTTTGTTTCTATTTGGATATGCTGACATACCGGATATGAGAAGTTTGGCTGATAGAAGGAGATCTTTGGGCTGGTTTAGGAAAACCTTGGATGTGGATACAATAGAAGCGGACATTGGACTGAAGCCATCTGGAAAATATGGAGTTACAG GTGTTGGCGCCAGCCCTTACGTGATGAACTGCAATGTCACCCTTGACACCCAGGACCTGACCTCGGGAAAAGCAATAGCTACCGCCATTCGTGAAAGAACAGGAGGGCTAAAAGGAGTGCAAGCAATGGCTTTCCCCAACAAGGGTCAGGTAGAGATAGCTTGCAATGTTGAGAGCTTCAGAGACATTTCAGAGAACATCTCAGAACTCGAGGCAGCTAAATACATCTCATACAATATATGTGAAGATACCTTCTTTTATACATCTCCTCGACATATTGAAGCTGAAGTTCAAAATTTAGCATCTTGTAGAGGTATAAAGACAGTAGGGGCTGCCCTGGTTGGATTTACACCCCAGGAGTGCAGAATCACAGCAGAATATGCCATATCACATGGAATCCATGAATTctggaaaaaaagaaaaggagtTTCTATGTGA